A stretch of Methylogaea oryzae DNA encodes these proteins:
- a CDS encoding efflux RND transporter permease subunit, protein MKITDIFIQRPVLAAVVSLLLFILGLRSVVTLPVAEFPETESAVITVTTGYYGADPGLVAGFISTPLEAAITQSNGIDYITSSSVGSVSTITVNLQFGYKVDKALTEISSQVNSVLSQLPPDAQHPIIAVQPPQPIDALYIGFSSDILPANNITDYLVRVVQPKLQAVAGVQTAELIGAKNFALRAWLNPEKLAAFGLTATDVSSALAQNDYLAALGSTKGQMVQVNLAASTSLHSLDEFRQLVVKRQNGALVHLQDVANVSLGADDYESQANFDGQKAVYIGIKVAPSANLLDVIKRVKEEIPGIQAQLPTGIKGAVVYDSTTFVTSSIREVVETLLEALLIVTLVIFAFLGTPRSVLITVIAIPLSLVATFSIMAALGYSINLLSLLALVLAIGLVVDDAIIVVENVNRHLAEDLSPTAAASRAASELAGPIIAMTAVLAAVYVPIGFQSGLTGTLFTEFAFTLVGAVTLSALVALTLSPMLCARLLKRQQETGWEARLVTRIDQMFERIQEGYAQRLHDSLDHRPVTYLFAAIVLVAIYFLYTYSNSELAPQEDQGVLFTMATASPTATLQQRQLFGKQVFDVFKKHPETDHMLQMDIGGQSIDGMILKPWEDRDKTANELLGEVQQEVGNIAGLQVATFQPPPLPSSGSLPIQFVIGTTEPFPQLNEVATAFMEEAHKSGLFLFLDNDLKINHPQTWVDIDRDKAALLGLNMQDVGGALSSLLGGGYVNYFSLQGRSYKVIPQIMQRFRLNPGQLADYYIRSADGVMLPLSTVASLRTETMPQAVNHFQQLNAATISGIASPGLSQGDALAYLKDLADRTLPEGYSVDYAGQARQFVHESSGFLSTFSFALVIIYLVLAAQFESFTDPLIILVSVPMSAVGALIFVALGLGGASLNIYTEVGLVTLMGLISKHGILIVEFANALKAQGKSKREAIETAAGIRLRPILMTTAAMVLGVIPLIFAAGAGAASRFNIGMVIAMGLTIGTLFTLYVVPAAYMLLSKEHAAATETAGQTAAE, encoded by the coding sequence ATGAAAATCACCGACATCTTCATCCAGCGCCCGGTACTGGCGGCCGTGGTCAGCCTGCTGCTGTTCATCCTGGGGCTGCGTTCCGTGGTCACCCTGCCCGTCGCCGAGTTTCCCGAAACGGAGAGCGCGGTCATCACCGTCACCACCGGCTACTACGGCGCGGATCCCGGCTTGGTCGCCGGCTTCATCTCCACCCCGCTGGAGGCGGCCATCACCCAGTCCAACGGCATCGACTACATCACCTCCAGCAGCGTCGGCAGCGTCAGCACCATCACGGTGAACTTGCAATTCGGCTACAAGGTGGACAAGGCGCTCACCGAAATCAGCTCCCAGGTCAACTCCGTGCTGAGCCAGCTGCCGCCGGACGCCCAGCACCCGATCATCGCCGTGCAGCCGCCGCAGCCCATCGACGCGCTCTATATCGGTTTCTCCAGCGATATCCTGCCGGCCAACAACATCACCGATTACCTGGTGCGGGTGGTGCAACCCAAACTACAGGCGGTCGCGGGAGTACAAACCGCCGAACTGATCGGCGCCAAAAACTTCGCCCTGCGCGCCTGGCTGAACCCGGAAAAGCTGGCCGCCTTCGGCCTGACCGCCACGGACGTCAGCAGCGCCCTGGCCCAGAACGACTACCTGGCGGCACTGGGCTCCACCAAGGGCCAGATGGTGCAGGTCAACTTGGCCGCCTCCACCAGCCTGCACTCGCTGGACGAGTTCCGCCAACTGGTGGTGAAGCGGCAGAACGGCGCGCTGGTCCACCTGCAGGACGTGGCCAACGTCTCCCTCGGCGCCGACGATTACGAGTCGCAAGCGAATTTCGACGGCCAAAAAGCCGTCTATATCGGCATCAAGGTAGCGCCCAGCGCCAACCTGCTGGACGTCATCAAGCGGGTCAAGGAGGAAATTCCTGGCATCCAGGCGCAGCTGCCCACCGGCATCAAGGGCGCCGTCGTTTACGACTCCACCACTTTCGTCACCAGCTCCATTCGGGAAGTGGTCGAAACCTTGCTCGAAGCCCTGCTCATCGTCACCCTGGTCATCTTCGCCTTCCTCGGCACCCCCCGTTCGGTGCTGATTACCGTCATCGCCATCCCGTTGTCCCTGGTGGCGACCTTCAGCATCATGGCGGCCCTGGGTTATTCCATCAACCTGCTGAGCCTGCTGGCCCTGGTGCTGGCCATCGGCCTGGTGGTGGACGACGCCATCATCGTCGTGGAAAACGTCAACCGCCACCTGGCCGAGGACCTGTCGCCCACCGCCGCCGCCAGCCGGGCCGCCAGCGAACTGGCGGGCCCGATCATCGCCATGACGGCGGTGCTGGCTGCGGTGTACGTGCCCATCGGCTTCCAGTCGGGCCTGACCGGCACGCTGTTCACCGAATTCGCCTTCACCCTGGTGGGCGCCGTCACCCTGTCCGCCTTGGTCGCCCTGACCCTCTCGCCGATGCTGTGTGCCCGGCTGCTCAAGCGCCAGCAGGAAACCGGCTGGGAAGCCCGTTTGGTGACACGCATCGACCAAATGTTCGAACGCATCCAGGAAGGCTACGCGCAACGCCTGCACGACAGCCTGGACCACCGGCCGGTCACCTATCTTTTCGCCGCCATCGTCCTGGTCGCCATCTATTTCCTCTACACCTACTCCAACAGCGAATTGGCGCCGCAGGAAGACCAAGGGGTGCTGTTCACCATGGCCACGGCGTCTCCCACCGCCACCTTGCAGCAGCGACAGCTGTTCGGCAAACAAGTGTTCGACGTGTTCAAGAAACACCCGGAAACCGATCACATGCTGCAAATGGACATCGGCGGCCAATCCATCGACGGCATGATTCTCAAACCCTGGGAAGACCGGGACAAAACCGCCAACGAATTGCTGGGCGAAGTGCAGCAGGAAGTCGGCAACATCGCCGGCCTGCAGGTGGCGACGTTCCAACCGCCGCCTCTGCCGAGCAGCGGCAGCCTGCCCATCCAGTTCGTCATCGGCACCACGGAACCCTTTCCGCAGCTCAACGAAGTGGCGACCGCCTTCATGGAAGAAGCGCACAAAAGCGGCCTGTTCCTCTTTCTGGACAACGATCTGAAGATCAACCACCCGCAAACCTGGGTGGATATCGACCGCGACAAAGCCGCCTTGCTCGGCTTGAACATGCAGGACGTGGGCGGCGCCTTGTCGTCCCTGCTGGGCGGCGGCTACGTCAACTATTTCAGCCTACAGGGACGCTCGTACAAGGTGATTCCGCAAATCATGCAGCGCTTCCGGCTGAATCCCGGCCAACTGGCCGACTATTACATCCGCAGCGCCGACGGCGTCATGCTGCCCCTCTCCACCGTGGCCAGCCTCCGCACGGAAACCATGCCGCAGGCGGTCAACCACTTCCAGCAACTCAATGCCGCCACCATTTCCGGCATCGCGTCGCCCGGCCTCAGCCAAGGCGACGCCCTGGCCTATCTCAAGGATTTGGCCGACCGCACCCTGCCGGAAGGCTATTCCGTGGACTACGCCGGCCAAGCGCGACAATTCGTGCATGAATCCAGCGGCTTCCTCAGCACCTTCTCTTTTGCCCTGGTGATTATCTACCTGGTGCTGGCGGCCCAATTCGAAAGCTTCACCGACCCGCTCATCATCCTGGTATCGGTGCCCATGTCCGCCGTGGGCGCGCTGATTTTCGTCGCCCTGGGGCTGGGCGGCGCCTCGCTCAACATCTACACCGAGGTGGGGCTGGTGACTTTGATGGGCCTAATCAGCAAACACGGCATCCTCATCGTCGAATTCGCCAACGCCCTCAAAGCGCAAGGCAAATCCAAGCGCGAAGCCATCGAAACCGCCGCCGGCATCCGCTTGCGGCCGATATTGATGACCACCGCCGCCATGGTGCTCGGCGTCATCCCGCTCATCTTCGCCGCCGGCGCCGGCGCCGCCTCCCGTTTCAACATCGGCATGGTCATCGCCATGGGCTTGACGATAGGCACCCTGTTCACCCTGTATGTGGTTCCGGCCGCCTATATGCTGCTTTCCAAGGAACATGCCGCGGCAACCGAAACGGCCGGACAGACGGCGGCCGAATAA